A segment of the Trifolium pratense cultivar HEN17-A07 linkage group LG7, ARS_RC_1.1, whole genome shotgun sequence genome:
AAGGCCACAAGGGCACGTGGTGGCTGATTCCCACTAGCTATTAAATCCACTGGCGACTTTCCAGTAACACCGTTGAGTCCCTCTTCCCAGCTGTTCATAGCTGTCCATTCCCTCTCCATCCCCATGTGACCCCTACTGTACACAAGATACCCTTCAAAaaataactcttttttttttttttttaggattttatatccttaaacaaaatataacaatatttaaaaattcaaaacacatttcacatcacaaaaaagaaaaaaaaaatcatgattatATTGTTTAATTAACTTTAGCTTTCTTCCCTCTAACATTCCCTTATGGTTTCTGGGGatatacatatttattaaaGGGTTGTGTTAGAGGCTCATCactttcattcttcttctctctctctctcattcatATATTGTATATTAATATTTTCATGCAAATGAAATGTTCATATATTTAGATATATAGCATTTGTTGTTATACAATACTACATCATTATCaatatcaacaaaacaaaaacatattttgagGTTTGCAAAATTCTTGTTTGTTAATTTTGTCTCTCAAATGGCACAATTACCTCCTAAGATTCCAAATATGTCACCTAGTTGGCCAGATTTTTCCATTCACCAACAAAATATTATGCCAAACATGTCACAACCTAATAACATTGTCACAACCACAAACAATAATCATCATCATAGTCAAAATCCTTCATGGGTGGATGAATTTCTCGACTTCTCGTCCGCAAGGCGAGGCGCTCACCGAAGGTCGGTGAGCGATTCTGTTACCTTCTATGAAACGCCAATGCTCAATGATTGTCCTAGTAAACAACATACCAACAATGATAATGAGTTTGACAAGTTTGATGATGAACAATTTTTGTCGATGTTCAACGATGAAATAGCCGGTGTTCATAATATGCCGCCGACATTGTCCTCGTCGAATCCTTCGAGTCCTTCGGATCAGAATTTTTTCAATGATGAGAATGAGACAAATAAACAAGAGAAGAAGGTGATGAAGAAAGAGGAAGGTTATGAGAAGCAATTGAAAAATGAACCGGATGAGGTTGAAAGCCAATGCAATCAAGAAAATTCACACCCTCAAAATAACAACAATTCTACTTCTTCTAATGATAGAATTACTGATCCAAAGAGAGTCAAAAGGTAAATTATCAtgcaaattttaatatatatatgttatgttaaCACTTAGgatgaaatttaatttatttttttcatctctaattttcaattttttctagtagtgtatgtttcatttataaaaaatatgctTAATTTTCCTAAGAAACTTTGCAATGCCAACATGACACAATTCTGGAGAATGTGTTCTTAATTACACTTCATTATTGTAGATTTCTTTTATGAGCATGAATTTCATATTCTAGTTATAATTTTGATTAGCTTGTCCGTAGAGAAAATGACAATTACCACcagaaactcacacacacaactATAAGGCTCCGATttcttaattttaataatttgtgGATCTTCAAAACCAATATAGTTTGTTGTCCTTCTTGGTTTCTATgaaat
Coding sequences within it:
- the LOC123897864 gene encoding basic leucine zipper 34-like: MAQLPPKIPNMSPSWPDFSIHQQNIMPNMSQPNNIVTTTNNNHHHSQNPSWVDEFLDFSSARRGAHRRSVSDSVTFYETPMLNDCPSKQHTNNDNEFDKFDDEQFLSMFNDEIAGVHNMPPTLSSSNPSSPSDQNFFNDENETNKQEKKVMKKEEGYEKQLKNEPDEVESQCNQENSHPQNNNNSTSSNDRITDPKRVKRILANRQSAQRSRVRKLQYISELERSVTSLQAEVSVLSPRVAFLDHQRLLLNVDNSALKQRIAALAQDKIFKDAHQEALKREIERLRQVYHNQNLKKIENVNGSPLPSPSQKPMCDAQTENEQLLNGNTCAAVASKDRVEEPVVSALI